The Brasilonema sennae CENA114 genome includes a region encoding these proteins:
- a CDS encoding cytochrome c oxidase subunit II, translating into MKIWNVSIIIVSAIALTLVSLWIGQQAYSWLPPQAAAESQLIDDLFSFLVTLGAFIFLGVTATVIYSVTFHRAGKYDFKDGPPIEGNITVEVVWTVIPILLVLWIAGYSYQVYDQMAIRGPMEVVHLHTPMGMESAYAAPMDSSTKPVENIEVNAKQWAWVFRYPNQGVTSTELHLPSDRRVHLAMQSEDVIHGFYIPAFRLKQDIIPKRTIDFEFTPIRVGKYRLTDSQFSGAYFATMQANVVVESAEDYDKWLAEVATHKPSPAPNQAAAEYTLQTKGLIKTGWPAVKPAQPPLVNYSN; encoded by the coding sequence ATGAAAATCTGGAATGTTTCGATCATAATTGTAAGTGCGATCGCCCTGACTCTTGTCAGTCTCTGGATAGGGCAGCAGGCATATTCTTGGCTTCCTCCGCAAGCCGCCGCAGAATCACAACTGATAGATGATTTGTTCAGCTTTCTCGTCACACTGGGCGCATTCATCTTTCTTGGAGTGACTGCAACTGTCATATACTCTGTGACTTTTCATCGAGCTGGCAAGTATGACTTTAAAGATGGTCCACCCATTGAAGGGAATATCACAGTCGAAGTTGTCTGGACAGTTATCCCAATTTTGCTAGTGTTATGGATTGCAGGCTATAGTTACCAAGTCTACGACCAAATGGCGATTCGCGGTCCAATGGAAGTTGTCCACCTGCATACACCAATGGGGATGGAATCGGCTTACGCAGCACCTATGGACTCCTCAACTAAACCTGTAGAAAACATTGAAGTCAATGCCAAGCAGTGGGCTTGGGTATTCCGCTACCCAAATCAAGGTGTTACCAGCACCGAATTGCATTTACCCAGCGATCGCCGCGTTCATTTAGCAATGCAATCAGAAGACGTGATCCACGGCTTTTATATTCCCGCTTTCCGACTCAAGCAAGACATCATTCCCAAACGCACAATTGACTTTGAATTCACTCCCATCCGCGTGGGCAAATATCGATTAACCGATTCCCAATTTAGCGGTGCTTACTTCGCTACAATGCAGGCGAATGTAGTTGTTGAGTCTGCCGAAGACTATGATAAATGGCTTGCCGAAGTAGCAACTCACAAACCATCCCCTGCACCTAATCAGGCAGCTGCTGAGTATACCCTGCAAACAAAAGGACTTATCAAAACTGGCTGGCCTGCAGTTAAGCCTGCGCAACCTCCTCTAGTCAATTACAGCAATTAG
- a CDS encoding Uma2 family endonuclease codes for MTQTLRKLVTFQEFVEWKPDGRRYELHDGVIVEMPQPLGDHEDITGFLTLEIAVEIKRLKLPYSIPKTALVKTPESESGYSPDVLILNRPNLATEPLWKKESTVTQGASIPLVVEVVSQCVARVPRVVDARRAASRRVATDEPVRVSTNWRDDYYKKYGEYEGIGIPEYWIIDYLALGAHKFIGNPKQPTISIYYLVEGEYQVTQFRGDERIQSPTFPELSLTAQQIFQAGSNS; via the coding sequence ATGACTCAAACCCTACGCAAACTAGTGACATTTCAAGAATTTGTGGAGTGGAAACCAGATGGAAGACGCTATGAACTGCATGATGGGGTAATCGTTGAAATGCCGCAACCATTGGGAGATCATGAAGACATCACAGGTTTTTTAACGCTAGAAATAGCAGTGGAAATTAAACGATTAAAGCTTCCCTATTCCATACCTAAAACAGCACTAGTTAAAACACCTGAAAGTGAATCAGGTTACTCGCCAGATGTGTTGATACTAAATCGCCCTAATTTGGCAACGGAACCACTTTGGAAAAAGGAATCTACTGTAACTCAAGGTGCATCAATTCCTCTGGTGGTTGAGGTAGTGAGTCAGTGCGTTGCGCGGGTTCCCCGCGTTGTAGACGCCCGGAGGGCGGCTTCCCGAAGGGTAGCAACTGACGAACCCGTAAGGGTGAGTACTAATTGGCGAGATGATTACTACAAAAAATATGGTGAGTATGAAGGAATTGGAATTCCTGAATATTGGATTATAGATTATCTTGCTCTTGGCGCTCATAAGTTCATCGGTAACCCCAAACAACCTACTATTTCTATTTACTATTTGGTGGAAGGTGAATACCAAGTTACTCAGTTTAGGGGAGATGAACGCATTCAATCCCCAACATTTCCAGAACTTAGCTTAACTGCCCAACAGATTTTTCAAGCTGGGAGCAATTCTTGA
- a CDS encoding GMC oxidoreductase — MIVDDQHYDLIIIGTGAGGGTLLHKLAPTGKKILVLERGDFLPKEKENWSAVEVFGKARYNAREQWYDISGDPFRPQTNYWVGGNTKVYGAALLRMREKDFEKVQHQDGISPEWSVKYQDFEPYYTEAEKLYSVHGKQGDDPTEPPHSEDYPSAPVSHEPRMQQLCDAILKQGLHPSHLPLGLRLNETDADDSDCIRCKTCDGFPCKVDGKGDAEVIGIVPALELPNVTLKTEAKVVCLHTSPSGREIKAVEAEIGGRSHLFFSDIVVLACGAVNSAALLLRSANEQHPTGLANSSDQVGRNFMKHLMTALVQLSPKPNHTVFQKTICVNDFYWGYLDYEYPMGHIQNTGSLLQEMILTEAPPLLALLSKLMPGLGLRQLASRTIGWWLQTEDLPDSNNRVRVDGSKLYLDYTTNNFEAHDRLIYHWTEILKAVERTENKSGLPLDIYPYSNTTIRVVGHQCGTLRFGEDPTTSVLDLNCRTHDVDNLYVVDGSFFPSSAAVSPTLTIIANALRVGEHLISRLS, encoded by the coding sequence ATGATTGTTGATGATCAACACTATGACTTAATTATCATCGGTACAGGTGCAGGTGGGGGTACATTATTACACAAACTTGCACCGACAGGTAAGAAAATTCTTGTTCTGGAAAGAGGCGATTTCCTACCAAAAGAAAAAGAAAATTGGAGTGCCGTTGAGGTTTTTGGAAAAGCACGCTATAACGCTCGTGAACAGTGGTACGATATCTCAGGAGATCCTTTTCGTCCCCAAACCAATTATTGGGTAGGAGGTAACACCAAGGTTTATGGTGCGGCTTTGCTACGGATGCGAGAAAAGGATTTTGAGAAGGTTCAACATCAAGATGGTATTTCTCCAGAATGGTCTGTCAAATACCAGGACTTTGAACCTTACTACACTGAAGCAGAAAAGCTTTACTCTGTCCACGGTAAACAGGGAGACGATCCAACAGAACCTCCTCACAGCGAAGATTACCCTTCTGCTCCGGTAAGCCACGAACCCCGAATGCAGCAACTTTGCGATGCTATCCTTAAGCAGGGGCTGCATCCATCACATCTGCCTTTGGGCTTAAGGCTAAATGAAACCGATGCCGATGACAGTGATTGTATCCGTTGTAAAACTTGTGATGGGTTTCCTTGTAAGGTTGATGGCAAAGGTGATGCTGAGGTGATAGGAATTGTTCCAGCCCTGGAATTGCCCAATGTCACACTAAAGACAGAAGCTAAAGTTGTCTGTTTACACACTAGTCCGTCTGGTCGAGAAATTAAAGCTGTTGAAGCGGAAATTGGTGGGCGATCGCATCTGTTTTTCAGTGATATTGTGGTGCTGGCGTGTGGAGCGGTGAACTCAGCGGCGTTGTTGTTGCGATCGGCAAATGAACAGCACCCCACCGGACTTGCCAATAGTTCTGATCAGGTGGGACGCAACTTCATGAAACACCTGATGACAGCACTGGTGCAACTCAGTCCTAAACCTAACCATACCGTGTTCCAAAAGACGATTTGCGTCAACGATTTTTACTGGGGATACTTGGATTATGAATATCCAATGGGTCATATCCAGAATACGGGTAGTCTTCTTCAAGAGATGATTCTTACTGAAGCACCACCTTTGTTGGCTCTTTTGTCAAAATTAATGCCAGGACTTGGGCTGCGGCAGTTGGCATCGCGTACAATTGGTTGGTGGCTGCAAACGGAAGATTTACCCGACTCCAACAATAGAGTGCGCGTGGACGGTTCTAAGCTGTATTTAGATTACACGACCAATAATTTTGAGGCTCATGACCGCCTGATTTATCATTGGACAGAAATACTCAAAGCAGTAGAAAGAACTGAAAACAAATCAGGGTTACCGCTGGACATTTATCCTTATAGCAATACCACGATTCGAGTCGTGGGGCATCAGTGTGGAACTCTCCGTTTTGGAGAAGACCCGACAACATCGGTTCTTGACCTCAATTGTCGCACCCATGATGTAGATAATCTTTATGTTGTAGATGGCAGTTTCTTCCCATCTAGTGCTGCTGTGAGTCCTACATTAACGATTATCGCCAATGCCCTGCGAGTTGGCGAACACTTGATTTCACGGTTGAGTTAA
- a CDS encoding glutathione S-transferase family protein, with product MIKLYHVELSGNSYKVRLMLSLLGIKHEQVLVDLRGGEHKSPQFLKLNPFGQIPVLVDGDVVVRDSHAILVYLARRYGDEDWLPTEAQSMSKVMGWLFTAANEIRQGPEFARRYHLFQIPLDVQLATQRAYAILKILDEHLTGRQWLELNRPTVADVACFPYIALAPDGKVSLDAYPNIIAWIKQIKQLPGYVGMPGL from the coding sequence ATGATTAAGCTTTATCATGTCGAATTATCCGGAAATTCTTATAAAGTACGATTAATGCTGTCGCTGCTTGGGATTAAGCATGAGCAGGTGTTAGTTGATCTTCGCGGTGGCGAACACAAATCTCCCCAATTCCTCAAACTAAATCCCTTTGGTCAAATTCCTGTACTGGTGGATGGGGATGTTGTGGTGCGAGATTCTCATGCGATTCTGGTTTATCTAGCACGACGTTACGGTGATGAGGATTGGTTACCCACAGAAGCACAAAGCATGAGCAAAGTCATGGGGTGGTTGTTCACTGCTGCAAATGAAATTCGTCAAGGACCGGAATTTGCCAGACGATATCACCTGTTTCAAATTCCGCTAGATGTGCAACTGGCAACACAAAGAGCTTATGCAATCCTAAAAATACTGGATGAGCATTTGACTGGGCGACAATGGCTGGAACTGAACCGCCCCACTGTCGCAGATGTTGCGTGTTTTCCATACATTGCACTAGCCCCAGATGGCAAAGTCTCTTTGGATGCTTACCCCAACATAATTGCTTGGATTAAGCAGATAAAACAATTACCAGGATACGTTGGAATGCCAGGGCTGTAG
- the ctaD gene encoding cytochrome c oxidase subunit I, translating to MTNISVKDINITSGANPDHEAGTGWKRYFSFSTDHKVIGIQYIVTAFVLFLVGGIFAMVIRGELITPESDLVDRTVYNAMFTMHGTVMLFGWTFPVLVGFANYLVPLMIGARDMAFPRLNAVAFWMVPVAAILLMASFFVPGGPAQAGWWSYPPVSLQNPSGQLINGQFIWLLAVAVSGVSSIMGAVNFVTTIVKMRAPGMTFFRMPLFVWAVFSAQIIQLFGLPALTAGAVMLLFDLTVGTSFFDPAKGGNAVLFQHFFWFYSHPAVYVIILPVFGIFSEIFPVYARKPLFGYRVVAISSLLIAGVSALVWVHHMYVSGTPGWMRLIFMLTTMFVSVPTGIKVFAWVATIWGGKLRLNTPMLFALGGLILFVFAGITGITLSSVPLDIHVNNTYYVVGHFHYVLYGTVTMGMFAAIYHWFPKMTGRMYNEGWGQLHFWLAFIGTNLNFFPMHPLGLQGMLRRVSSYAPEYEFWNIVASLGGFLLGMSTLPFILNMIASWMHGKPAPENPWRAIGLEWLVSSPPPVENFEEIPVVISEPYGYGKSEPLVAAAGEVHNHK from the coding sequence ATGACCAATATTTCCGTTAAAGACATCAATATAACCAGTGGTGCAAACCCTGATCACGAAGCTGGAACAGGCTGGAAGCGATACTTCAGCTTTAGCACTGACCACAAAGTCATTGGTATCCAGTACATTGTCACCGCTTTTGTTTTGTTCCTTGTTGGCGGTATATTTGCAATGGTGATTCGGGGAGAACTGATTACCCCAGAATCAGACCTCGTTGACCGCACAGTCTACAATGCCATGTTTACTATGCATGGCACAGTCATGTTATTCGGTTGGACATTTCCAGTATTAGTAGGTTTTGCCAACTACCTTGTGCCGTTAATGATTGGGGCGCGAGATATGGCATTTCCCCGCTTGAATGCGGTTGCGTTCTGGATGGTTCCTGTGGCTGCAATTTTGCTGATGGCGAGTTTCTTTGTGCCAGGTGGTCCAGCACAAGCGGGCTGGTGGTCTTACCCTCCCGTCAGTTTGCAAAACCCCTCTGGTCAATTGATAAATGGTCAATTTATCTGGCTTCTAGCTGTGGCAGTATCGGGGGTTTCCTCGATTATGGGAGCAGTCAACTTTGTGACAACAATTGTCAAGATGCGGGCACCAGGTATGACATTCTTCCGGATGCCCCTGTTTGTCTGGGCAGTCTTTAGCGCCCAGATTATTCAACTGTTTGGACTGCCTGCCTTAACTGCAGGTGCAGTCATGCTCCTTTTTGACTTAACAGTTGGAACCAGCTTTTTTGACCCCGCCAAGGGAGGTAATGCAGTTCTTTTCCAACACTTTTTCTGGTTCTACTCACACCCTGCAGTTTACGTGATCATTCTGCCCGTGTTCGGGATTTTTTCGGAAATCTTTCCTGTGTATGCTCGTAAGCCTCTGTTTGGCTACAGAGTCGTGGCAATTTCATCGCTGTTGATTGCTGGAGTGAGTGCTCTAGTTTGGGTACACCATATGTACGTCAGCGGTACTCCGGGCTGGATGCGGCTGATTTTCATGCTCACCACAATGTTCGTTTCTGTGCCTACAGGTATTAAAGTCTTTGCTTGGGTTGCAACTATCTGGGGAGGTAAGCTGCGCCTGAATACACCGATGCTATTTGCGTTAGGTGGATTGATATTGTTTGTCTTCGCCGGTATTACTGGTATCACGCTTTCCTCTGTTCCGCTTGATATTCACGTTAACAATACATACTATGTGGTGGGTCATTTCCACTACGTTCTTTATGGCACGGTGACGATGGGGATGTTTGCTGCCATATACCACTGGTTCCCCAAGATGACTGGACGTATGTACAACGAGGGCTGGGGTCAGTTGCACTTTTGGCTGGCATTTATTGGCACCAATCTTAACTTTTTCCCTATGCATCCATTAGGATTACAAGGAATGTTGCGTCGCGTTTCTTCCTACGCTCCTGAGTATGAATTCTGGAATATTGTTGCCAGTCTTGGAGGATTTTTACTAGGAATGTCCACTTTACCTTTCATTCTCAACATGATAGCTTCCTGGATGCATGGAAAGCCGGCTCCTGAAAATCCTTGGCGGGCAATTGGATTAGAATGGTTGGTTTCTTCACCACCACCTGTAGAGAATTTTGAAGAAATTCCTGTGGTGATTTCTGAACCCTACGGCTATGGAAAATCTGAACCATTAGTCGCTGCTGCTGGTGAAGTTCATAATCACAAATAG
- a CDS encoding DUF2231 domain-containing protein, whose translation MFESFPVLNDHNLPYPDTVHPIVVHFVIAMVLFAFVCDVIGYFTGKYRLFEVSWWNLFFATISIFVAIIFGQFEAGLAEPYDAVESVLNFHTLLGWSLSGILASITAWRYVIRSRTPHKVPFSYLTLGLILTLLVGVQVYLGDKLVWVYGLHTVPVIEALKEGLLQ comes from the coding sequence ATGTTTGAGTCTTTTCCGGTCTTGAATGACCACAATCTACCGTATCCAGATACAGTTCATCCCATCGTTGTACACTTCGTCATTGCGATGGTATTGTTTGCCTTTGTTTGCGATGTTATTGGTTATTTCACAGGAAAATACCGTCTTTTTGAAGTGAGTTGGTGGAATCTGTTTTTCGCCACCATTTCTATCTTCGTCGCCATCATTTTTGGTCAGTTTGAAGCAGGTTTGGCAGAACCTTATGATGCTGTTGAGTCAGTGCTGAATTTCCATACACTGCTTGGCTGGTCGCTTTCAGGAATCCTTGCATCTATTACAGCTTGGCGCTATGTCATTCGTAGCCGAACCCCACATAAGGTACCCTTTTCTTATCTTACACTAGGACTGATTTTAACTCTTCTGGTTGGCGTACAAGTGTATCTCGGAGACAAACTGGTTTGGGTCTATGGACTGCATACAGTACCAGTTATTGAAGCACTAAAAGAAGGGTTGTTGCAATGA
- a CDS encoding DUF2231 domain-containing protein, protein MNTEIIDQLKTHVGANGLPYAIPIHPNLVHLTLGLFILGILFDVVGVLFPLQTPVFKFLAINAVRSNFFDVGWYNLLGSAVISFFTVAAGFYEIMLANPPSDVKSAWGLQPMETMLWHGIGGVLLLALIVGMTVWRGLQRYVWCKDKSQQVQWSYLVSGFAIMFVMYLHGTLGAQLAAEFGVHNTADMLLRLGQNPNVLLK, encoded by the coding sequence ATGAACACTGAAATTATTGACCAATTAAAAACACATGTTGGCGCAAATGGATTGCCCTATGCAATACCAATTCATCCAAACTTGGTTCATCTCACCCTTGGTTTATTTATTCTTGGAATTCTGTTTGATGTCGTTGGTGTACTGTTCCCCTTACAAACTCCAGTCTTCAAATTTTTGGCAATTAACGCCGTTCGTTCCAACTTCTTTGATGTCGGCTGGTACAATTTGCTGGGTTCAGCCGTGATTAGCTTTTTTACGGTAGCAGCAGGCTTTTACGAAATCATGCTGGCAAATCCACCATCTGATGTGAAAAGTGCCTGGGGATTACAACCAATGGAAACAATGCTCTGGCACGGTATCGGTGGTGTCTTATTATTAGCATTGATTGTTGGCATGACTGTTTGGAGAGGATTGCAGCGCTACGTTTGGTGTAAGGATAAAAGCCAACAAGTGCAGTGGAGTTACCTGGTTTCTGGTTTCGCAATCATGTTTGTGATGTACCTTCATGGAACACTAGGAGCGCAACTGGCTGCTGAGTTTGGTGTACATAATACCGCTGATATGTTGTTGCGATTGGGTCAAAACCCTAATGTACTGCTCAAGTAA
- a CDS encoding cytochrome c oxidase subunit 3, which produces MDSSIISEQIQEPLHEHTHDEEGNKMFGFIVFLLSESVIFLSFFAGYIVYKTTTPDWLPSGVSGLEIKDPAINTVILVSSSFVIYFAERALIRHNLNQFRLFLLATIAMGTYFLVGQAIEWSHLAFGFTSGVFGGTFYLLTGFHGLHVLTGIILQIIIFARSFLPGNYESGHYGVNATSLFWHFVDVIWIILFVLIYIWQ; this is translated from the coding sequence ATGGATAGTTCCATCATTTCAGAACAGATACAGGAACCTTTGCATGAGCATACCCACGACGAAGAAGGCAATAAAATGTTCGGTTTTATTGTGTTCTTACTTTCAGAGAGTGTCATTTTCTTAAGTTTTTTTGCAGGCTATATTGTCTACAAAACAACAACTCCTGATTGGTTACCGTCTGGTGTTTCTGGATTAGAAATTAAAGACCCTGCTATTAATACGGTGATTCTTGTTTCTAGTAGCTTTGTGATTTATTTCGCAGAACGCGCCTTAATACGTCACAATTTGAATCAATTTCGCCTGTTTCTTTTAGCAACAATAGCAATGGGAACTTACTTCCTAGTTGGACAGGCGATTGAGTGGAGTCACCTTGCTTTTGGCTTTACTAGTGGTGTTTTTGGTGGAACATTTTACTTATTGACTGGTTTTCACGGTTTGCACGTTCTGACTGGGATTATATTGCAAATTATTATTTTTGCTCGTTCGTTTCTTCCGGGCAATTATGAGTCTGGTCACTATGGTGTGAATGCAACATCTTTATTTTGGCACTTTGTTGATGTGATTTGGATTATTTTGTTTGTCCTCATTTATATCTGGCAGTGA